From Candidatus Methylomirabilota bacterium, the proteins below share one genomic window:
- a CDS encoding ABC transporter ATP-binding protein has product MLRISGLSVAYAGLHALEDVSLEVNEGEFVTIVGPNGAGKTTLLKAISGSVRAAAGRLDFRARDMTTLPAHERAALGIAHVPEGRRVFPSLTVLENLELGSYRRAARSRRAEGLAAVLALFPALAVRRRQLAGSLSGGEQQMLALGRGLMAAPDLLLLDEPSQGLAPRIVEQIFETIDRIRRERRLTVLLVEQRVVEALELCDRGYVLETGRVVLAGAHDALLSDPRVQRAYLGV; this is encoded by the coding sequence ATGCTGCGGATCTCCGGCCTTAGCGTCGCCTACGCCGGCCTCCACGCCCTCGAGGACGTCTCGCTCGAGGTCAACGAGGGCGAGTTCGTCACGATCGTCGGTCCCAACGGCGCGGGCAAGACCACCCTGCTCAAGGCCATCTCGGGCTCGGTGCGCGCCGCCGCGGGCCGTCTCGACTTCCGCGCGCGGGACATGACGACGCTGCCCGCGCACGAGCGCGCCGCCCTCGGCATCGCGCACGTGCCGGAGGGCCGGCGGGTGTTCCCGTCGCTCACGGTCCTGGAAAACCTGGAGCTGGGCTCCTACCGCCGCGCCGCGCGCTCGCGGCGGGCCGAGGGGCTGGCCGCGGTGCTGGCCCTGTTCCCGGCGCTGGCCGTGCGGCGGCGTCAGCTCGCCGGATCGCTGTCGGGGGGCGAGCAGCAGATGCTGGCGCTGGGCCGCGGGCTCATGGCCGCTCCCGACCTGCTGCTGCTCGACGAGCCGTCGCAGGGGTTGGCCCCGCGCATCGTCGAGCAGATCTTCGAGACCATCGACCGTATCCGCCGCGAGCGCCGCCTGACCGTTCTGCTGGTCGAGCAGCGCGTGGTGGAGGCGCTCGAGCTGTGCGACCGGGGCTACGTGCTGGAGACCGGCCGGGTGGTGCTGGCCGGCGCGCACGACGCGCTCCTGTCCGATCCGCGCGTGCAGCGCGCGTACCTGGGCGTCTGA
- a CDS encoding glucose 1-dehydrogenase has product MRLGGKVAIITGGAHGMGESEAMIFAREGASVVVADVDQPAGQQVAAKITADGGTARFARLDVTNEAEWQEVVRATTSAYGRLDILVNNAGVSGSSDPDTTSTASWDAIMGVNAKGVFLGMKHAVPAMRQAGGGAIVNISSISGFVGQDRLHMAYNASKGAVRIMTKSAAVQYARDGIRVNSVHPGFMPPMRTSKVSADPAWRKPFLDAVPLKREGRVEEVAHAVLFLASDEASYITGTELVVDGGFLAV; this is encoded by the coding sequence ATGAGGCTCGGCGGCAAGGTCGCGATCATCACCGGCGGAGCGCACGGCATGGGCGAGAGCGAGGCGATGATCTTCGCCCGCGAGGGAGCGAGCGTGGTGGTGGCCGACGTGGATCAGCCGGCCGGCCAGCAGGTGGCGGCCAAGATCACCGCCGACGGCGGCACGGCGCGCTTCGCGCGGCTCGACGTCACCAATGAGGCCGAGTGGCAGGAGGTGGTCCGCGCCACCACCTCCGCCTACGGGCGGCTCGACATCCTGGTGAACAACGCGGGGGTCAGCGGCTCGTCGGACCCCGACACCACCAGCACCGCGTCATGGGACGCCATCATGGGCGTCAATGCCAAGGGCGTCTTCCTCGGCATGAAGCACGCGGTGCCCGCGATGCGGCAGGCCGGCGGCGGGGCCATCGTGAACATCTCGTCGATCTCCGGCTTCGTGGGGCAGGACCGTCTCCACATGGCCTACAACGCCTCCAAGGGCGCGGTGCGCATCATGACCAAGTCGGCCGCGGTGCAGTACGCGCGCGACGGCATCCGGGTGAACTCGGTGCACCCCGGCTTCATGCCGCCCATGCGGACGTCGAAGGTCTCGGCCGACCCGGCGTGGCGCAAGCCGTTCCTGGACGCGGTGCCGCTCAAGCGCGAGGGCCGCGTGGAGGAGGTCGCCCACGCGGTGCTGTTCCTCGCCTCGGACGAGGCCTCCTACATCACCGGGACCGAGCTGGTCGTCGACGGCGGCTTCCTGGCGGTGTGA
- a CDS encoding isocitrate lyase/PEP mutase family protein, giving the protein MSPSIRALMQGPLPVTAPLVLNPLMARMAEAAGFPAGYLGGGATGYQKVSLEANLNLTEMCQAGLDIGAVSRLPLILDGACGYGDPMHMHRTIGMSEAAGFAGIEIEDQLVPKRAHHHAGIEHMIPAELMAAKVQAAVSARRSPDFLVIARTNGVRASTMDDALRRGEAYKKAGADVLLLSMAHRPEQLRLIAERLGGPLMYLTGRGGLAGLGMTLADLGGLGYRIVADPSTPLLAAYEAWQRTYADLRAAFGAGTPVRNWGPLEQDMLGVIGLEKLLAVERATVEK; this is encoded by the coding sequence ATGAGCCCGTCGATCCGCGCGCTGATGCAGGGCCCGCTGCCCGTCACCGCTCCGCTCGTGCTGAATCCGCTGATGGCCCGGATGGCGGAGGCGGCCGGGTTCCCGGCCGGCTACCTGGGCGGCGGCGCCACCGGCTACCAGAAGGTCTCGCTCGAGGCCAATCTCAACCTGACCGAGATGTGCCAGGCCGGGCTGGACATCGGCGCGGTCTCCCGGTTGCCCCTGATCCTCGACGGCGCCTGCGGATACGGCGATCCCATGCACATGCATCGCACCATCGGCATGAGCGAGGCGGCCGGCTTCGCGGGCATCGAAATCGAGGATCAGCTGGTGCCCAAGCGGGCGCACCACCACGCCGGCATCGAGCACATGATCCCGGCCGAGCTCATGGCGGCCAAGGTGCAGGCGGCGGTTTCCGCGCGGCGCAGCCCGGACTTCCTCGTCATCGCGCGCACCAACGGCGTGCGGGCCAGCACCATGGACGACGCCCTCCGGCGCGGCGAGGCCTACAAGAAGGCGGGCGCCGACGTGCTGCTGCTCTCGATGGCGCACCGGCCGGAGCAGCTGCGCCTCATCGCCGAGCGTCTCGGCGGCCCGCTCATGTACCTCACCGGCCGCGGCGGGCTCGCCGGCCTCGGCATGACCCTGGCCGATCTGGGCGGACTCGGCTACCGCATCGTGGCCGATCCGAGCACACCGCTGCTGGCCGCTTACGAGGCGTGGCAGCGCACGTACGCCGACCTGCGCGCGGCGTTCGGCGCGGGCACGCCGGTGCGCAACTGGGGTCCGCTCGAGCAGGACATGCTCGGCGTGATCGGCCTCGAGAAGCTGCTGGCGGTCGAGCGGGCCACCGTGGAGAAGTGA
- a CDS encoding DEAD/DEAH box helicase, giving the protein MSFADFSLHSDLLRGVAALGFQAPTPIQRDAIPPALAGRDVLACAMTGSGKTAAFLLPILQRFMTQPRGTIRALIVAPTRELAAQIDEHRRELARFTRVDGAPVFGGVGMGPQEQAFRRRVDVLVATPGRLLDHMRMPYARFDGLQVLVLDEADRMLDMGFLPDIRRILAALPARRQTLLFSATMPAPIVALARDILRDPVAIQVERPAAPAVGITHTVYPVPGELKSALLVELLKQPGTRSVLAFTRTKHRANRLADYLARHAVKSDRIHGNRSQAQRTAALAGFKDGRFQVLVATDIAARGIDIDALSHVVNFDVPNLSEDYIHRVGRTARAQAVGDALTLVSPEEEADLRSIERAVGARFARVRLPGFDYGKRPAEKLEIPLAERIATIRARKADDRRRARINAGRRTARA; this is encoded by the coding sequence ATGTCGTTTGCCGATTTCTCGCTTCATTCCGATCTGCTCCGAGGCGTCGCCGCCCTGGGCTTCCAGGCGCCGACCCCCATCCAGCGCGACGCGATTCCGCCGGCCCTCGCGGGCCGCGACGTCCTCGCCTGCGCCATGACCGGCAGCGGCAAGACCGCCGCGTTCCTGCTGCCGATCCTCCAGCGCTTCATGACCCAGCCGCGCGGCACGATCCGCGCGCTGATCGTGGCGCCCACCCGCGAGCTGGCCGCCCAGATCGACGAGCATCGCCGCGAGCTGGCCCGCTTCACCCGCGTGGACGGCGCCCCCGTGTTCGGCGGCGTCGGCATGGGCCCGCAGGAGCAGGCCTTCCGCCGACGCGTGGACGTGCTCGTGGCCACGCCCGGCCGCCTGCTCGACCACATGCGCATGCCCTATGCCCGCTTCGACGGCCTGCAGGTGCTGGTGCTCGACGAGGCCGATCGCATGCTCGACATGGGCTTCCTGCCCGACATCCGCCGCATCCTGGCCGCGCTGCCCGCGCGACGCCAGACGCTGCTGTTCTCGGCCACCATGCCCGCGCCGATCGTGGCGCTCGCCCGCGACATCCTCCGCGACCCGGTGGCCATCCAGGTGGAGCGCCCGGCCGCGCCGGCGGTCGGCATCACGCACACCGTCTATCCGGTGCCCGGGGAGCTGAAGTCCGCGCTGCTGGTCGAGCTGCTCAAGCAGCCCGGCACCCGCAGCGTGCTCGCCTTCACGCGCACGAAGCACCGGGCCAACCGGCTCGCGGACTACCTCGCCCGCCACGCGGTGAAGTCCGACCGCATCCACGGCAACCGCAGCCAGGCGCAGCGCACCGCCGCGCTCGCCGGGTTCAAGGACGGGCGGTTCCAGGTGCTGGTGGCCACCGACATCGCAGCGCGGGGCATCGACATCGATGCGCTCAGCCACGTGGTCAACTTCGACGTGCCGAACCTGTCGGAGGATTACATCCACCGGGTGGGCCGCACCGCGCGGGCGCAAGCCGTCGGCGACGCGCTGACCCTGGTCTCGCCGGAGGAGGAGGCGGATCTGCGCTCCATCGAGCGCGCGGTGGGCGCCCGCTTCGCGCGGGTGCGACTGCCTGGCTTCGACTATGGCAAGCGCCCGGCCGAGAAGCTCGAGATCCCGCTGGCCGAGCGCATCGCCACCATCCGCGCCCGCAAGGCCGACGACCGCCGGCGCGCCCGCATCAACGCCGGGCGCCGCACCGCCCGCGCCTGA
- a CDS encoding GlsB/YeaQ/YmgE family stress response membrane protein has translation MGLILAIVVGGIVGWLASLIMKTNVQMGVLANVIVGIIGGALGHFVAGLIGIAAIGALGSFLISLAGAVLLIVILRAMGFFR, from the coding sequence ATGGGCCTGATCCTCGCGATCGTCGTCGGCGGCATCGTGGGCTGGCTGGCCAGCCTCATCATGAAGACCAACGTCCAGATGGGCGTCCTCGCCAACGTCATCGTGGGCATCATCGGCGGGGCGCTGGGCCATTTCGTGGCGGGCCTGATCGGCATCGCGGCGATCGGCGCGCTCGGCAGCTTCCTCATCTCGCTGGCCGGCGCGGTGCTGCTGATCGTGATCCTCCGCGCGATGGGCTTCTTCCGCTAG